The following proteins come from a genomic window of Yinghuangia sp. ASG 101:
- the larE gene encoding ATP-dependent sacrificial sulfur transferase LarE, whose amino-acid sequence MHTEFTDPQAESAARVAGAVLRAAVGPGRLGVAFSGGVDSSVVLALAVRELGAERVVALLGVSPSLAAEERTAAHGVAAYVGVRVVEVTTREGDMPAYRANGPDRCYHCKNELFARIGADVAAAHGITAVAYGENADDIRRPDRPGSRAAAEHAVLRPLADAGLDKPAVRRIAAALGLPSADKPAAPCLASRIPHFDEVTPEKLARIERAEQALHRMGFPECRVRLHGDVARIEIPVEQIPLLSGTLGETVLTAVRAAGFRSVTVDPAGIRSGAFTLPLVGVRHG is encoded by the coding sequence ATGCACACCGAATTCACCGACCCACAGGCCGAGTCGGCCGCCCGCGTGGCCGGTGCCGTCCTGCGCGCCGCCGTCGGCCCAGGCCGCCTGGGCGTGGCCTTCTCCGGGGGCGTCGACTCGTCGGTCGTGTTGGCCCTCGCGGTACGGGAGTTGGGCGCCGAACGGGTCGTCGCCCTCCTCGGCGTCTCGCCCAGCCTCGCCGCCGAGGAGCGCACGGCCGCCCACGGCGTCGCCGCGTACGTCGGGGTCCGTGTCGTCGAAGTCACGACCCGCGAAGGGGACATGCCCGCCTACCGCGCCAACGGCCCGGACCGCTGCTACCACTGCAAGAACGAACTCTTCGCCAGGATCGGCGCCGACGTCGCCGCCGCCCACGGGATCACCGCCGTGGCGTACGGCGAGAACGCCGACGACATACGGCGCCCGGACCGGCCCGGCAGCCGCGCCGCGGCCGAACACGCCGTGCTGCGCCCGCTCGCCGACGCCGGTCTCGACAAGCCCGCCGTACGCCGCATCGCCGCCGCCCTCGGCCTCCCCAGCGCCGACAAACCGGCCGCGCCCTGTCTGGCGTCCCGCATCCCGCACTTCGACGAGGTCACACCCGAGAAGCTGGCCCGGATCGAACGCGCCGAACAGGCCCTGCACCGCATGGGGTTCCCCGAATGCCGCGTGCGCCTCCACGGCGACGTCGCGAGAATCGAGATCCCCGTCGAGCAAATCCCGCTGCTGTCGGGGACGTTGGGAGAAACCGTGCTGACCGCCGTCCGTGCCGCCGGCTTTCGCTCGGTCACCGTGGACCCGGCCGGAATCCGATCCGGCGCGTTCACCCTCCCGCTCGTGGGCGTGCGCCATGGCTGA
- a CDS encoding alpha/beta fold hydrolase: MTTVNAREIALGIESFGADDAPLVLLAGGTTMLSWPDALCVRLAAGGRRVVRYDLRDSGESTTADPEAPAYTLRDLAADAAALVDALGGGPAHLAGIGVGGMVAQVAVLDHPGAFSALTLAGTRAVAPGPPDDDLPDHDGATMGRLFARSMPDWGDRDAVADFAAAGAEILGNDPVAARAIAARVWDRTPGTAPAVQTANQMGMVFSRLDCTPRWRERLPEIAVPTLVVHGRRDPFFPVGNGEAIAREIPGTRLLVLDDASTAIPDASVDEVAAAMLALG, encoded by the coding sequence ATGACCACCGTCAACGCGAGGGAAATCGCGCTGGGCATCGAGTCGTTCGGTGCCGACGACGCGCCGCTCGTCCTGCTCGCGGGCGGGACGACCATGCTCTCCTGGCCCGACGCGCTGTGCGTGCGCCTCGCCGCCGGCGGACGCCGTGTGGTGCGCTACGACCTGCGCGACAGCGGGGAGTCGACGACGGCGGACCCGGAGGCGCCCGCCTACACCCTGCGCGACCTCGCCGCCGACGCGGCGGCGCTGGTGGACGCGCTCGGCGGGGGGCCCGCGCACCTCGCCGGGATCGGCGTCGGCGGGATGGTCGCGCAGGTGGCCGTGCTCGACCATCCGGGGGCGTTCTCGGCGCTCACCCTGGCCGGCACCCGCGCGGTGGCGCCCGGCCCGCCCGACGACGACCTCCCCGACCACGACGGGGCCACGATGGGGCGGCTGTTCGCCCGCTCGATGCCCGATTGGGGCGACCGCGACGCAGTGGCGGACTTCGCCGCCGCCGGTGCGGAGATCCTCGGCAACGACCCCGTCGCCGCGCGTGCGATCGCCGCGCGCGTCTGGGACCGCACGCCCGGCACCGCACCCGCGGTCCAGACGGCCAACCAGATGGGCATGGTGTTCTCCCGGCTCGACTGCACGCCGCGCTGGCGCGAGCGCCTGCCGGAGATCGCCGTCCCCACGCTCGTGGTCCACGGCCGCCGCGACCCGTTCTTCCCCGTCGGCAACGGGGAGGCGATCGCGCGCGAGATCCCGGGCACGCGGCTGCTCGTTCTCGACGACGCCTCCACCGCGATCCCCGACGCGTCGGTCGACGAGGTGGCCGCGGCGATGCTCGCGCTCGGGTAG
- a CDS encoding MFS transporter: protein MTVTTAPPRPKPDPARGTAPKEPGFGARYALVLVALVWAAHLMAVIGLLAGNAQSDIAIHFRTTDIAWFTLSSALVGTFVTPFVVKAAGVYGKKRVMVVITGIGLVGDVIAATATGYGTLILGRAVAGVFIPAGALAYALTRDVFPRHLVGPASGLLGGSVGLVAVGGPFLSAWLIDDFGFRGALWFMVVATAFSLVAMTLFVPESPVREERTPVDWAGGLLLGGGLTAAVYGLGEGSDWGWTSGRTFAFVGGGLLALVAFVVVEGRVAHPMFPLSLLSRRPVWTTLLATSLAAGTAYTVGTVLYLLALMPGVPGFSDGLGFSATKNAVINVPSSVLVLVVAVTTGALARRIDARRLLSCGSLLFAIAFALTAQFHHSATHLMLVGIVGALGLGMIVAVVPILVIEAVSPQEQALGNGAQSMMQGIVQAVVLQVTFVVMARDGAVHHDVLFYRDAGFTNAFWVISGVALLAAGAALLIPRRTGLDEVDAGQAEPEEDRLPAES from the coding sequence ATGACAGTCACCACCGCTCCCCCGCGTCCCAAGCCCGACCCCGCACGCGGCACCGCCCCCAAGGAACCCGGCTTCGGCGCGCGCTACGCGCTCGTGTTGGTGGCGTTGGTCTGGGCCGCGCACCTCATGGCCGTGATCGGGCTGCTGGCCGGGAACGCGCAGTCGGATATCGCGATCCACTTCCGTACCACCGACATCGCGTGGTTCACCCTGTCGTCCGCCCTGGTCGGGACGTTCGTGACGCCGTTCGTCGTCAAGGCGGCGGGGGTGTACGGCAAGAAGCGGGTCATGGTGGTGATCACCGGCATCGGCTTGGTCGGCGACGTCATCGCGGCGACGGCCACCGGCTACGGCACGCTGATCCTCGGCCGTGCCGTCGCCGGCGTCTTCATCCCGGCGGGCGCGCTCGCGTACGCCCTCACGCGCGACGTCTTCCCCCGCCACCTGGTCGGCCCGGCGAGCGGGCTGCTGGGCGGCAGCGTCGGGCTGGTCGCCGTGGGCGGGCCGTTCCTGTCCGCGTGGCTGATCGACGACTTCGGGTTCCGGGGCGCGCTGTGGTTCATGGTCGTGGCGACCGCGTTCAGCCTGGTGGCGATGACGCTCTTCGTGCCGGAGAGCCCCGTACGCGAAGAACGCACCCCGGTCGACTGGGCCGGCGGGCTGCTGCTCGGCGGCGGACTCACCGCGGCGGTATACGGGCTCGGCGAGGGCTCCGACTGGGGCTGGACCAGCGGGCGCACGTTCGCGTTCGTCGGCGGCGGCCTGCTCGCGCTCGTCGCGTTCGTGGTCGTCGAAGGCCGCGTGGCGCATCCGATGTTCCCGCTGTCGCTGCTGTCGCGGCGACCGGTCTGGACGACCCTGCTGGCGACGTCGCTGGCCGCCGGCACCGCGTACACCGTCGGCACGGTCCTCTACCTGCTGGCCCTCATGCCCGGGGTTCCGGGCTTCTCCGACGGGCTGGGCTTCTCGGCGACGAAGAACGCCGTGATCAACGTGCCGAGCAGCGTTCTCGTGCTGGTGGTGGCGGTGACGACGGGCGCGCTCGCCCGGCGCATCGACGCGCGCCGGTTGCTGTCGTGCGGTTCGCTGCTGTTCGCGATCGCGTTCGCGCTGACCGCGCAGTTCCACCACTCCGCGACGCACCTGATGCTCGTGGGCATCGTGGGCGCGCTGGGCCTGGGGATGATCGTCGCGGTCGTGCCGATCCTGGTCATCGAGGCGGTGTCACCCCAGGAGCAGGCGCTCGGCAACGGCGCGCAGTCGATGATGCAGGGCATCGTGCAGGCGGTGGTCCTCCAGGTCACGTTCGTGGTGATGGCCCGCGACGGTGCGGTGCACCACGACGTGCTGTTCTACCGGGACGCCGGGTTCACGAACGCGTTCTGGGTGATCAGCGGCGTCGCGCTGCTCGCCGCGGGGGCCGCGTTGCTGATTCCGAGGCGCACGGGCCTGGACGAGGTCGACGCCGGGCAGGCGGAACCGGAGGAGGACCGCCTGCCCGCGGAATCGTGA
- a CDS encoding LacI family DNA-binding transcriptional regulator, with the protein MTEQDRTPPDAEGRAKAPTIYDVAKAAGVAASTVSRAFARPGRVNAVTAERIRQVAAELGYRVNPLASGLPTGRTSMLALVVSDVANPFYAEIIRGAESAAAEAGYVVLLIDTQESDRVERGSLERTLPAVEGVVLAGTRLSDSAIRMAAKQRPLVVLNRDVADVPSIVLDNPYGMRLAAEHLARLGHRDLTYVAGPEASWVDGMRWRSLRDAATALGQRVHRVGPFAPTVAGGREAARTLPDELPTAVVAYNDQVAIGLMLALQAEGVRVPEDVSVVGFDNIFATQIVTPTLTTIAAPLRAQGHNAVEAVLSSRGTPAPRAGRPMTLPVKLVTRGSTSRARRAQPSTTRTRIPGH; encoded by the coding sequence GTGACTGAGCAGGACCGGACACCCCCCGACGCGGAGGGCCGCGCCAAGGCTCCGACCATCTACGACGTCGCGAAGGCGGCGGGCGTCGCCGCGTCGACCGTCTCGCGGGCGTTCGCGCGGCCGGGCCGGGTCAACGCGGTGACCGCGGAGCGCATCCGGCAGGTCGCGGCCGAGCTGGGGTACCGGGTGAATCCTCTCGCGTCCGGGCTGCCGACCGGCCGCACATCGATGCTCGCACTCGTCGTCTCGGACGTGGCGAACCCGTTCTACGCCGAGATCATCCGCGGCGCCGAGAGCGCGGCGGCCGAGGCGGGCTACGTCGTCCTGCTCATCGACACGCAGGAGTCGGACCGGGTCGAACGCGGTAGCCTGGAACGCACGTTGCCGGCCGTGGAGGGCGTGGTTCTCGCCGGGACGCGGCTGTCGGACTCGGCGATCCGCATGGCCGCGAAGCAACGGCCGCTGGTGGTCCTGAACCGGGATGTCGCGGACGTGCCCAGCATCGTGCTGGACAATCCGTACGGCATGCGGCTGGCCGCCGAGCACCTGGCGCGGCTCGGCCACCGCGACCTCACGTATGTCGCGGGCCCGGAGGCGTCGTGGGTCGACGGGATGCGCTGGCGCAGCCTGCGGGACGCGGCGACGGCGCTCGGCCAGCGGGTGCACCGCGTCGGGCCGTTCGCGCCGACGGTCGCGGGGGGCCGGGAGGCGGCCAGGACGTTGCCGGACGAGCTGCCGACGGCGGTCGTGGCCTACAACGACCAGGTGGCGATCGGCCTGATGCTGGCGTTGCAGGCGGAGGGCGTGCGCGTGCCGGAGGACGTCAGCGTCGTCGGCTTCGACAACATTTTCGCGACGCAGATTGTCACCCCGACGCTGACCACGATCGCCGCGCCGCTGCGCGCGCAGGGGCACAACGCCGTCGAGGCGGTCCTGTCGTCGCGCGGCACTCCGGCACCGAGGGCGGGCCGGCCGATGACCCTCCCGGTCAAGCTGGTCACGCGCGGCTCCACCTCCCGGGCTCGCCGCGCCCAGCCGAGCACGACTCGCACGCGGATCCCGGGGCACTGA
- a CDS encoding SDR family NAD(P)-dependent oxidoreductase: protein MGFADELFDLTGKVVLVTGGSKGLGREMAFGAARCGADIVIASRNHDACAEVAREIEAETGRKAMPYSVHIGRWDQLPGLVDAVYERFGRLDVLINNAGMSPLYDSLESVSEKLFDSVMNLNMKGPFRLSVLVGERMAAAGGGSIVNVSSTGSIRPNAGILPYAMAKSALNTMTEGLAKAYGPTVRVNTLMSGPFDTSAHDWEPESLAEGVRPHALQRIGTPSEIIGSVLYLISDASSYTTMATLRVDGGIP, encoded by the coding sequence GTGGGCTTCGCGGACGAACTCTTCGACTTGACCGGCAAGGTCGTCCTTGTCACCGGCGGCAGCAAGGGCCTCGGCCGCGAGATGGCGTTCGGCGCCGCGCGCTGCGGCGCGGACATCGTCATCGCCAGCCGCAACCACGACGCCTGCGCCGAGGTGGCCCGGGAGATCGAGGCGGAGACCGGGCGGAAGGCGATGCCGTACAGCGTGCACATCGGCCGCTGGGACCAGCTCCCCGGCCTGGTCGACGCGGTGTACGAGCGCTTCGGCCGACTGGACGTGCTGATCAACAACGCCGGGATGTCGCCGCTGTACGACTCGCTCGAATCGGTGTCCGAGAAGCTGTTCGACTCCGTCATGAACCTCAACATGAAGGGCCCCTTCCGGCTCTCCGTGCTGGTCGGCGAGCGGATGGCGGCGGCGGGCGGCGGGTCGATCGTCAACGTGAGTTCGACCGGGTCGATCCGCCCGAACGCCGGGATCCTGCCGTACGCGATGGCCAAGTCCGCCCTCAACACCATGACCGAGGGGCTGGCCAAGGCGTACGGCCCGACCGTCCGCGTCAACACCCTCATGTCCGGGCCGTTCGACACCAGCGCCCACGACTGGGAGCCCGAGTCGCTCGCCGAGGGCGTCCGCCCGCACGCGCTCCAGCGCATCGGCACACCGTCCGAGATCATCGGCTCGGTGCTCTACCTGATCTCGGACGCGTCCAGCTACACCACGATGGCGACGCTGCGCGTGGACGGCGGCATTCCGTAG
- a CDS encoding aldehyde dehydrogenase (NADP(+)), with translation MSGTPVWSVDPRTGEQRAHVAAEASAADVDAAVRAAHAARGALADRPTRAAFLRSAADELDAAREGIVAAADAETALGAARLNGELARTRTQLRAFADVVDAGGFLDVIIDHPDDAIVPPVPDLRRYKVPLGVVAVYAASNFPLAFSVPGGDTASALAAGCPVVVKAHPDHPETSETVLAALRKAAGAHGLPDAVVGLVHGFDAGLALIRHPLVAAAGFTGSVRGGRALFDAAAARPNPIPFHGELGSLNPVVVTAAAAADRADEIGAGLAASMTLGVGQFCVKPGLVLVPGGGDGDRLVDALVRAVAATAPGVLLDHRMRDNFLAGTAARLALPGVDAPVPAGADGDHGVRAGVLTVPADLLAAADTHDALLEECFGPVTVVARYADDAQAHAVLDRLPGNLTATLHVSPRESEGAGDVRELLARLTELAGRVVVDGWPTGVAVAPAQHHGGPYPSTTSTSTSVGTTAIERWLRPVAYQSTPEALLPPELRDANPLGLPRRVDGRREG, from the coding sequence GTGTCCGGAACCCCCGTATGGAGCGTCGACCCGCGTACCGGAGAACAGCGTGCGCACGTCGCCGCGGAAGCCTCGGCCGCGGACGTCGACGCGGCCGTCCGCGCCGCCCACGCCGCGCGCGGCGCCCTCGCGGACCGCCCCACCCGCGCCGCGTTCCTGCGTTCCGCGGCCGACGAACTCGACGCCGCACGCGAGGGCATCGTGGCCGCCGCCGATGCCGAGACCGCGCTGGGGGCCGCCCGTCTGAACGGCGAACTGGCCCGCACCCGCACCCAGTTGCGCGCCTTCGCGGACGTCGTCGACGCCGGCGGATTCCTCGACGTCATCATCGACCACCCCGACGACGCGATCGTGCCGCCGGTGCCCGACCTGCGCCGCTACAAGGTCCCGCTGGGCGTGGTCGCGGTCTACGCCGCGTCCAACTTCCCCCTCGCGTTCTCCGTCCCCGGCGGCGACACCGCCAGCGCGCTCGCGGCCGGCTGCCCGGTCGTCGTCAAGGCGCACCCCGACCACCCCGAGACGTCCGAAACGGTGCTGGCCGCGCTGCGCAAGGCCGCGGGCGCACACGGCCTGCCCGACGCCGTCGTCGGGCTGGTGCACGGCTTCGACGCCGGGCTCGCGCTGATCCGCCACCCGCTGGTCGCCGCCGCGGGCTTCACCGGCTCGGTACGCGGCGGGCGCGCGCTGTTCGACGCCGCCGCCGCGCGTCCGAACCCCATTCCCTTCCACGGCGAACTCGGTTCTCTCAACCCCGTCGTCGTCACCGCCGCCGCCGCGGCCGACCGCGCCGACGAGATCGGCGCCGGCCTCGCCGCGTCGATGACGCTCGGCGTGGGCCAGTTCTGCGTCAAGCCGGGCCTGGTGCTCGTGCCCGGCGGCGGCGACGGCGACCGCCTCGTCGACGCGCTCGTGCGTGCCGTGGCCGCGACGGCCCCCGGTGTCCTGCTCGACCACCGCATGCGCGACAACTTCCTCGCGGGGACCGCCGCGCGCCTCGCCCTGCCCGGGGTCGACGCGCCCGTCCCGGCGGGTGCCGACGGCGACCACGGCGTCCGCGCGGGTGTCCTGACCGTGCCCGCCGACCTGCTCGCCGCGGCCGACACCCACGACGCCCTGCTGGAGGAGTGCTTCGGCCCGGTCACGGTCGTCGCGCGCTACGCCGACGACGCGCAGGCGCACGCCGTACTCGACCGCCTGCCGGGCAACCTGACCGCCACCCTGCACGTCTCTCCGCGCGAATCCGAGGGTGCCGGGGACGTCCGCGAACTCCTCGCCAGGCTCACCGAGTTGGCCGGGCGCGTGGTCGTCGACGGATGGCCGACCGGGGTGGCGGTGGCACCCGCGCAGCACCACGGCGGGCCGTACCCGTCGACGACCTCCACCTCGACCTCGGTCGGCACGACCGCGATCGAACGCTGGCTGCGGCCGGTCGCGTACCAGAGCACGCCGGAGGCCCTGCTGCCGCCCGAGCTTCGCGACGCGAACCCGCTGGGGCTGCCCCGGCGCGTCGACGGGCGCCGGGAGGGCTGA
- a CDS encoding mandelate racemase/muconate lactonizing enzyme family protein: MRITRVETHVVGTPWRNLTYVVVHTDEGLTGVGETRMLGHTDALRGYLAEAGTNHILGSDPFAIEDLVRRMKYGDYGRAGEIVMSGIACVETACWDIKGKALGVPVWQLLGGKVTDRVKAYANGWYTTERTPEAYAEAACAVVARGYRALKIDPFGAGHLELPYAETMYAVSLIEAVRDAIGPETELMLEMHGRFSPATAVRLAREMAPFRPAWMEEPVPPENLRALAKVADRVDIPVATGERIHDRVEFRELFASQAADILQPDVGHIGGILETRKLAATAETHYMLVAPHNVGGSVLTAASLHLGFSTPNFKILEHFNDFADAGIKSVVTGAPEVVDGYFEINDTPGLGVTFDADAAAEFPQQRAHFDLWADGWEKRDPEARR, from the coding sequence ATGCGCATCACGCGGGTCGAAACGCACGTCGTCGGCACGCCCTGGCGGAACCTCACGTACGTGGTCGTGCACACCGACGAGGGGCTGACCGGCGTCGGCGAGACCCGCATGCTCGGCCACACCGACGCGTTGCGCGGCTATCTCGCCGAGGCCGGGACCAACCACATCCTCGGGTCGGATCCGTTCGCCATCGAGGACCTCGTGCGCCGCATGAAGTACGGCGACTACGGGCGCGCCGGCGAGATCGTCATGTCCGGCATCGCGTGCGTCGAGACGGCCTGCTGGGACATCAAGGGCAAAGCCCTCGGGGTGCCCGTCTGGCAGTTGCTGGGCGGCAAGGTCACCGACCGCGTCAAGGCGTACGCCAACGGCTGGTACACCACCGAGCGCACCCCGGAGGCGTACGCCGAGGCCGCTTGCGCGGTCGTCGCGCGCGGCTACCGGGCCCTGAAGATCGACCCGTTCGGCGCCGGGCACCTCGAACTGCCGTACGCGGAGACGATGTACGCGGTGTCGCTCATCGAGGCGGTCCGCGACGCGATCGGCCCGGAGACCGAGTTGATGCTGGAGATGCACGGCCGGTTCAGCCCCGCGACGGCGGTGCGCCTCGCCCGCGAGATGGCGCCGTTCCGTCCCGCGTGGATGGAGGAGCCGGTGCCGCCGGAGAACCTGCGGGCCCTGGCCAAGGTCGCCGACCGGGTCGACATTCCGGTGGCGACCGGCGAACGCATCCACGACCGCGTCGAGTTCCGCGAGCTGTTCGCCTCGCAGGCCGCCGACATCCTCCAGCCCGACGTGGGCCACATCGGCGGCATTTTGGAGACGCGCAAGCTCGCGGCCACCGCCGAAACGCACTACATGCTCGTCGCACCGCACAACGTCGGCGGCTCGGTGCTGACCGCCGCCTCGCTGCACCTCGGATTCAGCACACCGAACTTCAAGATCCTGGAACACTTCAACGACTTCGCCGACGCGGGCATCAAAAGCGTCGTCACCGGCGCGCCCGAAGTCGTCGACGGCTATTTCGAGATCAACGACACCCCCGGCCTCGGCGTCACCTTCGACGCCGACGCTGCCGCGGAATTCCCGCAGCAGCGCGCCCACTTCGACCTGTGGGCGGACGGATGGGAAAAGCGCGACCCGGAGGCACGGCGATGA
- the uidA gene encoding beta-glucuronidase, with product MLRPQDSATRERKSLNGLWAFRLDSAGAGRTEGWWRSRLGEAREMPVPASYNDIVPDLAVRDHVGDAWYQTSVRVPRHWADERIVLRFDAATHRAVVWADDVRVAEHEGGYTPFEADITDHVEPGREARVTVVVNNELTWGSIPPGQLGEGPGGRTQNYFHDFFNYAGLHRSVWLYATPKTHITGIGVETGLDGGTGTVRYTVDQSGASAVAVTLRDAAGTEVAAARGGSGVLTVPDVHPWAPGDGYLYALEATLRDADGGLVDSYELAVGVRTVEVRGTEFLINGEPFYFRGFGKHEDAPIRGKGHDDALMVHDFELLEWIGANSFRTSHYPYAEEVLDYADRHGIVVVGETAAVGINARMTMFGRGDAPSTYSERTAGTETRNNHLQAVRELVVRDRNHPSVVLWCIANEPDGGVPEARDYFAPLFAEARRLDPTRPVGFVNIMMDGPDTCVLSELADVLMLNRYYGWYAQTGDLAAAEPALEAELRAWADGHGKPIIVTEYGADTLAGLHAVVDTPWSEEYQVDLLDMYHRVFDRIDAVVGEHIWNFADFATRPAIIRVDGNKKGVFTRDRRPKSAAFSVRRRWRQER from the coding sequence ATGCTTCGGCCCCAAGACAGCGCGACCCGCGAGCGGAAGTCCCTGAACGGCCTGTGGGCGTTCCGGCTGGATTCCGCGGGCGCGGGCCGTACGGAGGGCTGGTGGCGCTCCCGTCTGGGCGAGGCCCGTGAGATGCCGGTTCCCGCGAGTTACAACGACATCGTGCCCGACCTCGCCGTACGCGATCATGTCGGCGACGCGTGGTATCAGACAAGTGTTCGGGTGCCACGCCACTGGGCCGACGAGCGGATCGTGCTGCGGTTCGACGCCGCCACGCACCGCGCGGTGGTGTGGGCCGACGACGTGCGCGTGGCCGAACACGAGGGCGGCTACACGCCGTTCGAGGCCGACATCACCGACCATGTCGAGCCGGGCCGCGAGGCGCGGGTGACCGTCGTCGTCAACAACGAGCTGACGTGGGGGTCCATCCCGCCCGGCCAACTCGGCGAAGGCCCCGGCGGACGCACGCAGAACTACTTCCACGACTTCTTCAACTACGCGGGGCTGCACCGCTCCGTCTGGCTGTACGCGACACCGAAGACCCACATCACCGGCATCGGCGTCGAGACGGGCCTGGACGGCGGCACCGGAACCGTGCGGTACACCGTCGACCAGTCGGGAGCCTCGGCCGTCGCGGTGACGCTGCGGGACGCCGCGGGGACGGAGGTCGCGGCGGCGCGGGGCGGCTCGGGGGTCCTCACCGTCCCCGACGTGCACCCGTGGGCGCCCGGCGACGGCTACCTCTACGCGCTGGAGGCGACCCTGCGCGACGCGGACGGCGGGCTGGTCGACAGCTACGAACTCGCCGTCGGCGTCCGAACGGTCGAGGTGCGCGGGACCGAATTCCTCATCAACGGCGAGCCGTTCTACTTCCGCGGGTTCGGCAAGCACGAGGACGCCCCGATCCGGGGCAAGGGCCACGACGACGCCCTGATGGTCCACGACTTCGAACTCCTGGAGTGGATCGGCGCGAACTCCTTCCGCACCTCCCATTACCCGTACGCGGAGGAGGTGCTGGACTACGCCGACCGGCACGGCATCGTCGTCGTCGGCGAAACCGCCGCCGTCGGCATCAACGCCCGCATGACCATGTTCGGACGAGGCGACGCGCCGTCGACCTACAGCGAGAGGACGGCGGGCACCGAGACCCGGAACAACCACCTCCAGGCGGTGCGCGAACTCGTCGTCCGCGACCGCAACCACCCCAGCGTCGTGCTGTGGTGCATCGCCAACGAGCCGGACGGCGGAGTCCCGGAGGCCCGCGACTACTTCGCCCCGCTCTTCGCCGAGGCCCGCAGGCTCGACCCCACCCGCCCGGTCGGATTCGTCAACATCATGATGGACGGCCCGGACACGTGCGTGCTGTCCGAACTCGCCGACGTCCTCATGCTCAACCGCTACTACGGCTGGTACGCCCAGACCGGCGACCTGGCCGCCGCCGAGCCCGCCCTCGAAGCCGAACTCCGGGCGTGGGCCGACGGGCACGGCAAGCCGATCATCGTCACCGAGTACGGCGCCGACACCCTCGCGGGCCTGCACGCGGTCGTCGACACCCCGTGGTCCGAGGAATATCAGGTGGACCTGCTCGACATGTACCACCGTGTCTTCGACCGCATCGACGCGGTGGTCGGCGAACACATCTGGAACTTCGCCGACTTCGCCACCCGGCCCGCCATCATCCGGGTCGACGGCAACAAGAAGGGCGTCTTCACGCGCGACCGGCGGCCCAAGAGCGCCGCCTTCTCCGTGCGGCGCCGGTGGCGTCAGGAGCGCTGA
- the larB gene encoding nickel pincer cofactor biosynthesis protein LarB — translation MAEPWSPPPSFAQLDHDRTARRGYPEAVYCAGKTPDQLRAIAAEIRDHPDHVTLFTRATAEHARAVLGELPDAHHAPDAGLLAWPPEPPAPTGGLVVVLAAGTSDLAVAREAELTARHLGRPCELAVDVGVAGLHRVLDRLPLLRSARAVVVAAGMDGALASVVAGLVTAPVVAVPTSVGYGAAFGGLAPLLSMLNACAPGVAVVNIDNGYGAGHMAAQIAAPH, via the coding sequence ATGGCTGAACCCTGGTCTCCGCCACCGTCGTTCGCACAGCTCGACCACGACCGCACCGCCCGCCGCGGCTACCCCGAAGCGGTCTACTGCGCCGGCAAGACCCCCGACCAGCTCCGCGCGATCGCCGCCGAAATCCGCGATCACCCCGACCATGTCACGCTGTTCACCCGCGCCACGGCCGAGCACGCCCGCGCCGTGCTCGGCGAACTCCCCGACGCCCACCACGCCCCCGACGCCGGCCTGCTCGCGTGGCCGCCCGAACCCCCGGCGCCCACCGGCGGGTTGGTCGTCGTCCTCGCGGCCGGGACGTCCGACCTCGCGGTCGCCCGCGAGGCCGAACTGACGGCCCGTCATCTCGGTCGCCCCTGCGAACTGGCCGTGGACGTGGGCGTGGCCGGCCTGCACCGCGTCCTCGACCGCCTGCCCCTGCTCCGCTCCGCCCGGGCCGTCGTCGTCGCGGCGGGTATGGACGGCGCCCTCGCGAGCGTCGTCGCGGGCCTCGTCACCGCCCCCGTCGTCGCGGTCCCCACCTCGGTCGGCTACGGCGCGGCCTTCGGCGGCCTGGCCCCGCTCCTGTCGATGCTCAACGCCTGCGCCCCGGGCGTGGCCGTCGTCAACATCGACAACGGCTACGGCGCGGGCCACATGGCGGCCCAAATAGCCGCACCGCACTGA